Below is a genomic region from Granulicella sp. L56.
CTTCTTCGTGCGCCTGCCGCTGCTGCCATCGGGTCAGCTTGATCAGCGGCTGGTCGTCACCGGGGCTGATTCCCTCGAAGCAATCTGTCCATGCAAGCCACCACAACTCATTCTGGTTTTTCTGGTTGCCGCATACATCGCACTGAAAACTTTCGCTTCGCGCCATTCAGGACTCTCCTGCCGCTGAAATTATCACACTTGCAACACATCCCATGCGACAAGAATCCCAATGCTCTTCCGCCACCCAATCCACGTCGTCTCGACCGAAGCGCAGCACAGTGGAGCGACCCTCTATTCCGCCTGCACCACATTCGCACAAAAAAAGACTGACCGGCGATCTGATTTCCTCACCGGCCAGCCCATACGCTTTTCAATATCCAATCCCGTTCATCACCCCTCGATGTTGAAATTGATATTGATGGTCGTCTCTACTGCCACTGGCTCTCCATTCAGCAGATACGGCTTGTATTTCCAGGTCTTTACCGCGGTTAGAGCGCTCTGGTCATAGTCCTTGCGAAGGCTCTTGACGACACGCACGCGGGTTATGCGCCCATCTTTATTGATGATGGCTCGCAAAGTGCATGTGCCATCCACGGTGTTCTTGTCGGCCCTTGCTTTCGCGGGATAGACCGGGTTTTGGCCGCCGAGCCTGCTTCCAGCCATGATTGCACCTTGCACCTTCACGGGATGGTTAGGGGCGGCCGCCATCATCGCAGAAGCAGGCGGAGGCTCATTCACGTCCAGACGCAGCGCCAGCGCCGACCCGCAAGTCGCAACTCCTACCACAACGCACACCGCCGCAACCCCAATCCGCAGCAATCCTCTCGTCTCTTTTGGCTTCGTCATCAGGCTCATAACTCTCCTCTCCAGAATGTTGGCATCGAAGATTCCGATGGCGTGAATGTTCATGGTCTGCGTCTGGCTCGACATCAGCGACGCCAACCGCAGCAGCGATCGTGCATAGTGTTCTCTTGTGGTTACAAATTCAGCCGCCATCGCATCGCACACCAGCTCGCGGCTCTGCCGTATCTGCGCCTTCAGCCATCGCGTCATCGGGTGATAGCTCACCGGTAGTGAGACCAGCTCATACAGCACGTTCTTCGCATAGTCGCGCCTGCGCATATGCGCCAGTTCATGCCCCAGCACCGCCTCCACATCGCTTGCCTCCGCCTTCTCCATAAACTCCGGAGGCACCAGCAGCACTCTCCGCCGAAGGCCCAGCGTCAGCGGTCCCGCCACCATCGGCGTGCTTGCAATCTCTGCATCCGGCACATCGAAGCTGCGGCAATACCGCTTCCACACCGCGGCCAACTCTCCAGTCAGCGACAGCCGCCGCGACCCGCGCCGCAGCCCATTGCTCTGGATCAGTCCCCACGCCAGCCGCCCGCATAAGAACAGCGCAAAGCCGAGATACAACATCGTCGCTCCGTGTCGCAGCCAAAGCGGCAGGTACAGAGATGCTCCTCCCACCTGCGTAAATCTGCCCATCTCCACCTGTACCGCCGTCGCCCCGGCCCCCACTCCGGCACCGCCGAAGATACGCGGCATTCCGAAAACGGCCCCGACGCAGGCCGGTAGAATCGCCGCAATCATCAGCGCTGCCACCCAGACCCGATGCTCCGCCTGCGGCCCCATCC
It encodes:
- a CDS encoding M56 family metallopeptidase encodes the protein MSGLEAFVLGYLVNSLWQVPLVCLAGYGCARLVRRMGPQAEHRVWVAALMIAAILPACVGAVFGMPRIFGGAGVGAGATAVQVEMGRFTQVGGASLYLPLWLRHGATMLYLGFALFLCGRLAWGLIQSNGLRRGSRRLSLTGELAAVWKRYCRSFDVPDAEIASTPMVAGPLTLGLRRRVLLVPPEFMEKAEASDVEAVLGHELAHMRRRDYAKNVLYELVSLPVSYHPMTRWLKAQIRQSRELVCDAMAAEFVTTREHYARSLLRLASLMSSQTQTMNIHAIGIFDANILERRVMSLMTKPKETRGLLRIGVAAVCVVVGVATCGSALALRLDVNEPPPASAMMAAAPNHPVKVQGAIMAGSRLGGQNPVYPAKARADKNTVDGTCTLRAIINKDGRITRVRVVKSLRKDYDQSALTAVKTWKYKPYLLNGEPVAVETTININFNIEG